The nucleotide sequence AAAGTGACGCCCCACCTGATTAATTGAATAAAAACCTTACCAATTACTACCCACTTTAATGAATAAATAACCTTATTTTTGATAGTCACTCTAGGTTTTTCTCTTAATTAGATTACGAACTTTAGTGTCTAGTTTCCACTTTATTAGATAAGATCTAATAGAATGGTAACATTTATTTAATAACTGCTGAATAATTAAGGCTGCATGCAGCTTTCCTTTAGTTTTAGCTGCAGTCATGTTAAATGCCGTATAGGCATGATTACCAAATACTTTTTTGTATGTATTTTCACCAAAACCAAAATCAATGATGTCTGGCTTATTGAACTCAAATAACCTCTGAATAATCATATAGTTCATTACTGTTCCTGGGCTAAAATTTGCATATTTAGGATCATAACCAGTTTCTTCATAATCATATAAACCATTAAATTGTGTGCCTAATACAAAAGCTATTGGTTTGTTTTCACAAAACAATACATAGGATCGCAGCCAAGCATTCTTAGCTTGAGACTGCCGTTGTAATACTGACCGATTTGAATTTCTCTCTAATTCGCCTTTAATGTTTTTCTGCCAACTCTTATTGTAAATTATATCAACTTGGTTTAATAAATCGTTTACTTGATCTGGCGTTGTATATTCAACTAATTCAACATTATTTCCAAAATTTTCAGTAAACAATTTAACTGTTCTTTTAAGGTTATACCTTACTTTACGTTTAATGTTGGAAAGGTATTCATCGTGATTAGAATTGAGTGTCAATTGGCGTACTATATTATTGTTCTCTGCATGTGAAACGAAGTATGAGGGCGTTTTTTTCAGTATTTGGAATAGTTCAGATGTTTCTCTTATAGACTCTACAACAAGACAGTCATATTCTGGTGAGTTAGATAAGTGGTTTAAAAATATTTCAATGCAATCTTTTATACCAGAATGACACTCAAATATTAGGTCATCTCCGATCAGTCGCAAAGAATTTACTTTAATCGAGAAAATTTTAAATAAACCCAATTTAACACCGATACCTCTGCTTTCTACCAAACAGGGGATTATACATTGTATTACGTCATTTTTGGAAATTGTAAACAATGTTAAGTTCGACAGTTTTGAAATTTGGCTTGGGTGCTGCTGTATTCTCAAAGGTTCTTTAGTTGAAAGTGATTCTTCCCATTTCTTAAGGAAGCCATTTATCTCACTTCTGTTATTTAACTCCCTGAATTGGTATTTATTGAAATCCATTATTTTCTCGTAAAAATAATTCTTAAATTATTGGCTAATTAATATGTAAACTTAACAGTAACATAACGTTTACTTCCTAATATAGTTAATTAAACACTGAATTTTCCAACTTTAATATGCAGTTTGTAATTCATCAAATTACATTTCTTAGATTTAACGTTAAAATACAGCCTGAACTTAGTTAATATTATTGCTATTTATTTTATCTACTGCTAATAATTAGTATATAAAATAATAAATTAAAAGGCAGTAACGCGTGTGAATATTCTTTACCATCATAGGACTAGAGGTGAAGGAGCTGAAGGTGTTCATATTCGGGGTGTTGTAAAAGGCCTTCGTCAATTAAATCATAACGTTAGTATTCTTAGTTTTCCAGGTAGCGATCCTGAACATACTCAGAAAAAAACAGAAGCAACTAAATCTCCAACAAAAAAGAACTCAGCTTTTAAGTGGCTGTCAGAGCTAACAAAGTTTCTACCTGAGTTTGCCTTTGAAATAATAGAGTTTTTATACAATATCTTTGCGTTATTGCGGATTTCTTCCTACGTAAGAAATAATAAAGTTGATTGTATTTATGAGCGATACTCTTTGTTTATGTTTGCCACAGTGTGGCTTGCTAGGAAGAAAAACATTCCAATCATTTTGGAAATTAACGATTCGGTGCTTGTAGAGCGAGTAAGACCATTATTTTTTAAGAGCTTTTCTAAGAAAATAGAATCATGGCTATTTCAAAACGCCACCGGCTTAGTGTTTATTTCTAGTTATTTTGAAAATATCGCCAAACAGAATTACCAACATATTAGCAATTCAGTTGTCACTCCGAACTCTGTTGACTTAGATTTGTTTGTGACGGATGAGCAGCAAGTTGCTCAATTAAAATCCAAATACCAATTAGAAAACAAAACTGTTTTAGGCTATGTCGGCGCATTTGTTCATTGGCATGGTATCGATTGGTTTATGGATTTAATTTCTCCGAAATTAAAACAACATCCAAATTTAAGCTTGCTTTTGGTGGGCGATGGCGTGTGCTTAGAAAAAGTAAAAGACGCGGTTAACGCTGCCAATGTTAGCGATCAAGTGATATTTACTGGCAGAGTAGATCATCAACAGATAGCCGCTCATATAGCGTTAATGGATTATGGTATCTTACCCGATTCAAATTTATACGGCTCACCGATGAAGCTTTTTGAATTTATGGCTATGGGGAAAGGAATGGTAGCACCCGATTTCGCGCCTATTGCTGAAGTTGTTACCAATGATCTAACCAGTTGGCTATTTAGTGCCAATGATAGAGAAGCTTGTATTGAAAAAGTTTTGTCATTGAGTGAAAAACATGACGAGCACCAACGCGTAGGCGATAATGCTAAAAACTACATTATTGAACAAAGACAATGGATTCATAACGCCCAGCAATTACTTGGACTAATAGATAATGAAAAGAATTCGGGCTGACTTTAAGCGCAAACAAGAAATATTCTTGCAAGATGGCTGGAATGTTAGCTTATTGAGGATATTGCTAAGTGATGGTTCATCAGCGATGATTTTGTATCGTATGATGAGCTGGTGCCATAAATCAAAATTAACACCTTTGGCGTATTTATTTCAGTGGTTAAATAAGTGCTTAAATGCCTGTGTTATAGGTATTAAAACATCTTTCGGTGATGGCTTCGTTATAATGCATCCTTGTAGCATCGTTATTAACTCAAAGGTATGCGGCGGCACAAATATTACGTTAGAGAGTTCGGTAGTCATCGGTGACAATAAAGGCCACTCTCCAACGTTAGGTAATAATATATTTATTGGCAGCGGAGCCAAAATATTTGGTCAACTATCTGTTGGTAATAACGTTCTGATTGGTGCTAATGCGGTAGTCACTAAGTCTATTGATGATAATTGTAAGGCCCTCGGAATTCCGGCAAAGAACACTCCATTTATTCCCCAAAATACCAAGCAGCAGGATTAAAATGACTTTTATCCTTCTATTAAGTATTGCCGTTATTATCTATAGCTATGTAATTTATCCATTTTTATTATTTATTATTAGCGCTGTTTACCAAACCATTAGTGACAGCTATTTTTTATTGAATAAGCAGCAAAGACGACGCCAAAGTATTCAAGAGCAACCATCAGTCGCAGTGATTATATCTGCTTACAATGAACAAGACTGCGTTGCTGAACGCATAGAAAACCTACTTTCCATGGACTATCCAGCAGAGTTGCTAAATATATACATTGGCTCAGATGGCAGTAGCGACGATACCAATGCTATTTTAGAGAAATTCGAACATCCCCAACTACATATTCACCTGTTTCCGGAAAATAGAGGTAAAACGAACGTACTCAATGACTTAGTTGAAAAATCATGTTCCGATATTATTGTTTTTAGTGACGCTAATAGCCACTTTTCAACCGATGTTATACAACAATTGGTTACGCCTTTTAACAGTGAAAAAATAGGTGCCGTTTGCGGTGAATTAAGATTGAGCGATCCCCAAGACAGCGATAATAAGGACGGCATTTATTGGCGATATGAGCAAATGCTAAAATTTCATGAATCTAGAATTAATGCATTACTAGGGGCCAATGGGGCGATTTACGCAATTCGTAGGTCTTTATATATACCACCAGCGGGGAATACCATTACTGACGATTTTCAAATTGCCGTCAATGTGAGTAAACAAGGAGCCCGAGTAATCTATCAGCCGCAAGCTTGTGCATTTGAACCTACTGCAAATAATGCCAATGATGAGAAACATAGGCGCATTCGTATTGGTATGGGAAATTACCAGGCGTTAAGGCGAAACTTATGGCTATTAAACCCATTAAGAGGTTGGCGTTGTTTTAGCTATATAAGTCATAAGGTATGCCGATGGCTTACCCCACATTTTATGTGCTTAGCTTTGTTTAGCAATCTATTTTTACTCGACCAATTACCGTATCAGATAATATTCTGTTTACAAGTTGCGTTTTACTTCATTGCTTTTCTAGGCCGAGTCCAAGAAAAGTCAAATACTTTATTTAATTTTGTTAGCTTTTTTGTATTAATGAACTGGGCTTTATTGTTAGGCTTCGTTCAATTTTGCAAAGGTAAAGCGACTGGCAGTTGGCAAAGGACAGAACGATGATTGGCTGGTTTATCATGATGCTAATATTAGTATCGATTATATTGATCGGAGCGATCATAGTTAAAAAAAATCTACATCTGTGGTTACCACATTATCTTAAACGTAAGTTATTGGTAAAAAAAACTACACAGCAGCCAGTTCACTTAATGTTTTGTTTTGTCGATCATTTTGAACCGCAATGGGGTAAAGATATCAGTATTGAGCAAGAGCGGAAACGCGTCGATGACTGGCATATTAATTACCCGAAGGTGGCAACAAAATACAAGGATGCTGATGGAGTTCATCCAATACATAGCTTTTTCTATCCTGAAGAAGAATATCGTTTTGAACATTTAGATAAAATTGCAGATTTATGTTGCCAAGGACTTGGTGAAATTGAAGTACATTTGCATCATCACAACGATACTGAAGAAAATTTAACGCAGACACTGTTGAGCTTTACTCAAACTTTGCACAATGATCATGGCGCCTTTACTTATGATGATGAAGGAAAAAAACTACAATACGCTTTTATTCATGGCAATTGGTGCTTAAATAACTCAAGACCAGACGGTACAATGTGTGGTGTCAATAATGAATTGGTCATTCTTAAGGATACGGGTTGTTTTGTTGATATGACATTCCCATCCGCACCAAGTGACACTCAACCAGCGCTAGCTAATGAGATTTATTATGCGACTGATATCATTGGCCAACCTAAGTCACATGACAGAGGTACGCCTGTAGCCGTTAATAAAACCGAAAGCGGCGATCTAATGCTAATAACCGGCCCATTAGGTCTTAATTGGAAACATCGAAAGAAAGGCGTATTTCCACAAATAGAAAATGCAGATGTTCGCGGCAGTATGCCTGCAACTCCTGAACGAGTTGATTTGTGGGTTGATAGTGCAATCCATGTTAAAGGTAAACCAGAATGGCGATTTATTAAAATTCACACCCATGGCACACAAGAAGAGTCTCAAGAAGCTTTGCTTGGTAAGTCATTCGAAGATATGTGCCAATATTTGCAGCAACATTACAACGATGGTGAAAAGTTTGTACTACACTATGTTTCAGCGAGAGAAATGTACAATATCGTTAAAGCTGCAGAAAACAATGAGCAAGGTTCCCCTAATGAATATAGAAATTATTTAGTAGCAAAACCTAACTATAAATCTAGTTATTATTCGGGCAACAAGGATTGAGTTGATGGATTTTAAAGGAAAGCTATTTTCATATTCAGGGTTGAAGTCTATAAATTGGCGAACGCGGCCAAATGGGTTGTATTGTTTCAATTATCATCGAATAGGTGACTCTAACTGTGCTGAGTTTGATCCGAATGTATTTAGTTGTACAAAGGACGAATTTCACCTACACCTTCAATTTTTCAAACAACACTTCACTTTAATTTCGATTGAACAGTTAAAAACCATAATTGACAGTAAGCAAAGCATAAATAAACGCTATGCCCTAATTACATTTGATGATGGTTACTTAGATAATTATCAACTCGCATTTCCAATATTAAAAGCAGAAAACGTGCCCGCAGTGTTTTTTATTGCTACTGACTTCATAGATCAAAAAGTATTTCCTTGGTGGGATGAGACAGCTTGGATAATTAAGCATATTGATATTGACCAACAGTTTGTCGATTTTTGGCAATTACCAAATGAGTTCTTATGTGCCAACGAAACTGAGCAAATTAGGCAAATATTGTTAAAGTTGAAAATAGAATCAGACCTATCTCTGCAACAAAAACTCATTGAACTCAATAAATTTGTTAAAGATAGTTCGGTTTTAGAGAAAAGAAAAAGATCGCTATTTATGTCTTGGGATATGCTACGAGAGGTAGAGGAAAGCGGCATTACAATAGGTTCACAAACATGCAGTCATCAAGTTTTATCTCATTTGACAGAATCACAGCAAAAAACAGAAATACTTAACTCCAAACAAAGATTAGAGCAAGAATTACAATCGCCAATATGCTGCTTTGCCTATCCTGTTGGTAGTGAAGATAGTTTTAACGACATTACTTTAGATCTATTAAAAAGCTCGGATTACACTATGGCATTCACCTTTGTCTCCGGAGTCAATACCAAAGTTAGTTCTTCAAAATATACGTTATCTAGGTATTCTATTGATGGCAATTGTGACAAACGAAAAATTCAAACTCAAGTTGCTAAAAATATATTTTTAGAGCGACTTAAGTCTTTATCGCCCTTTACCAAATAACACGATTTCGGTCGTTTGTATCAAAATAAGTAAATCGAATAAAAAACTACGATGTTTAATATAGTATAAATCGTATTTCAATTTTTCTACCGCATCATCATCGGTTGCGCCGTATGGATATTTCAATTGTGCCCATCCAGTCAATCCAGACTTAACGTTATGACGCTCTCTATAATATGGGATTATAGTATTTAAACGGTCTACAAATTCTGGTCGCTCTGGTCTAGGGCCAACAAAGCCCATATCAGAGGTTATTACGTTATAAATTTGTGGCAATTCATCAATACGATACTTACGAATAATTCGGCCTACTGTAGTCACCCTATCGTCGTTAGTTGTTGCCCATTTGGGCCCATTTTTTTCAGCATCGACTGCCATTGAACGAAACTTGACGATATTAAATATTTTACCATTAAGGCCAACTCTTTCTTGCCAATAAAAACACGGCGCAGACCACCCATCTTCCATTTTTATTGCCAATACAGTTAACAACATCAAAGGCCAAGTGAATATAAATAACAACACTGCTAAACCAGCATTAAACAGCCAATCGAGTGAATTTCTAAGATCATTATTGGAATAAAAACCTTGAGAATAGATAACCCAACTCGGGTAGATCAGGTTTACTGCTATCTGCCCAGTTTCACGTTCAAAAAAATCTAATATTTCAGATACTTGCACACCTCGAAGTTTGCATGCAAAAAGCTCTTCGACTGGTAAGGTGGCTCGGCGCTCATCAGTTGCTACAACAATTTCATGAACTTGATTTTTAATCACGTAATCAATTAGTGAACCTTTTATATTTACTTTATGGCTCGACTTAATTTCAGCATCTAGATCACCTGGCATTTCTATAAACCCGAGTAAATTAAAACCTTGACGATCTATTTCACGGCGCATTCTATTTTCGATAATAAGTGCTCGCTGCCCTGCTCCTAAAACAATCACATTACGTTTAGCAAAACCTAAAACATTAAATTTGATTAATATGAGTCGAACCGCAATACTCAACACAAAAGAGTATAAACACGAATCAAAAATGATTTGCATGGTGAGCAATTGGTTATTTGTAAATTGCAGCAATACATTTAAAACAAGTAAACTTATTGCGATAGCTAGCAATATGCGACGGAAAATACCCCAAAACTTTGTTCTGAGCTTGCTTTTGTACAAGCCGACACCAAGAAATGAAAGCTGACAAACAAATATATATAAAACTGAACTGCCAATAAAATTGACATTCAATTCGCGAGAAACGGTTAATGATACGGCTAACGCAAACGCGCTAAAAAAAATAGCAACGTCCACACATAACAGCATCTTCACCATAATAGAGGAGAAGTTAGAGTTATTATTTTGCAAAAAACACACCTAATGTATTAGTTAAAATATCGACATCCTGTCGTATTATTATTATTTGTTTTACTATCTCTAGTTTTTTATTTTTATGAGTATTTTTTATACTTATTTTTACCCATTCACTTCTTATCATAGTCGAGCAAAAAAATAATATCTGCATTTTTGTACATTTTTTGCTTATTTTTTAGTTTAATTCTATGATTTTGAGGCTCATTGAACTAATCTAAGTAAAAGTAATAATAATTAAGTAATTTAAGGCTTTACCCTATGCACAAGTGTTTTTCATTGATGAAAGCAGGTCTAGTTACCGGTATTTTTAGCAGTATGTTATTTGCATGTTCAAGTGGCCATACACTTCCTTCTGCAACTATTTATCCAGCAAAAACAGATACCGCAGCTTCATATAACTACTTAATCGGTCCAGGTGACACAGTAAACATCTTCGTATGGCGCAATCAAGATGTATCTGGCAGCTTCATTGTGCGCCCGGATGGCAAAATCACAACATCATTGGTGGAAGATATTCCTGCATCAGGTAAAACTCCGACGCAATTGGCTAGAGCGATTGAGGAAAGATTATCGACTTACCTAAGAGAGCCTATTGTAACTGTGACAGTAAATAATTTTGTTGGTCCTTACAGTGAACAAATTCGGGTTATTGGTGAAGCTGCACAGCCTATGGCGGTTTCCTACGGTAAAAATATGACGCTGTTGGATGTTATTATTGCTGTTGGCGGTTTAACGGAATTTGCTGATGGTAACGATGCTGTATTAGTTCGAATCGAAAATGGCAAACAACGCCAATATCAATTATTAATTGAAGATCTTATAAACGCCGGCGATATCTCAGCAAACGTTGATGTTTTACCAGGCGATATTATTGTAATCCCAGAAGCTTGGTTTTAAACAAGCAATCATTTCATAAGTAAGTAAATAAGAATAAAAATAAAGAAGTCCTTTTATGCATGAACAAATTGAAAAATTAAAGGAAATGCTACTTGGTGTCTGGGCCAAGAAGCATTTCATTATCATCTCTACTTGGTTAATTTGCCCGATAGGTTGGTTTTTCGTTTCTTCACTACCTGACCAATATGAAGCCGAAGCCAGAGTTTATGTCGATACCCAATCTTTACTTCGACCTTTAATGAAAGGTCTGATGGTCGAAACAGATCCAAATACACAAATTCGTTTAATGGTGAAAACCTTATTGTCGAGGCCTAATCTTGAACGTATCGCTCGTATGAACGATTTAGATCTGATGGCAAAAGATGTAGATGAATTCGACGATATGGTACAAGACCTAAAAAACGATATAAAGATCTCAAGTGCTCGAAAAGAGAATATTTTTACTTTAACCATTCAAGAAAAGAGCCCGCAACTTGCCAAAAATATCGTGCAAGCGGCATTAACAGTATTTATTGAAAATACTTTAGGTGAAACTAGAAATGACACAGATACAGCACAAAAATTTCTGAAGCAACAAATTGAAGATTATGAAACAAAGCTTCAACTTGCTGAGCAAAGGCTGACTCAGTTCAAGCAAAAATACTCTGGTATTATGCCAAGCGACTCAAACAGTTTCTACGCGGCTTTAGATAATGCCAAGCGCTTGCTAAAAGCAACGAATTTACAATTATTGGAAACTCAAACGAGACTTGCCTCTGCCAAAGCACAGCTAAATAGAGAAGGCTCGAGCGGAAAATCAGTGTCTGATAATGTCATCGAAGAAAACTCTATTACGACAACTTATGATGAAAGCATATTGAAAATGCAAGCACAGCTTGACGATCTATTGATTAGTTACACCGAGCGTCACCCTGATGTAAAAGAGTTAACTCGTCGTTTAGGAGAATTGAAAAAACTGCGTAGAGAAGAACTGAATAATTATTACAGCATTGATTCTAATGATTCGGAAAACGCTAATTCAACCAATCAAAACCCTGTTTATCAGGCAATGAGAATTCAAGTAAATCAGCTAGAAAATGAAGTCGCATCATTACAGGTGAGAGTCAACGATTATCAAACGGAAGTTAACCTGCTAAATGATAAAATTCATGTATTGCCAGAAGTAGAAGCCGAATTATCAGGCTTAAACCGCGATTATGAAATTAACAAACAGAAATTTGAAGAATTGCTTTCTCGCAGAGAAACGGCATCACTAGCAAAACAAGCTGATGCAACTTCAGATAAAATTCAATTTAGAGTCATAGATCCGCCGCGAGCACCAATTACACCAGCAGGACCTAAACGTATTCTATTTTTCTTTGCGGTACTAATAGCGGCTATCGGCATAGGAATAGGCGCTGCCATCTTGAGCATTCAAATTAATCCTATTGTCTTGTCGGCAAGTCAACTTGCAAGAACCACACAAATACCTATTTTCGGAATAGTAGGTGCGTCGCCAACTCTTGGCCTAGAGCAAAAAAATAGGAAAAGCACTCGTTGGTTTATTATTTCTAATACCGCCTTACTATTGTTATTAATGATGCTGATTGCATATTTTATTGCGCCAGATTTAATTCAAGCGCCACTGAAAAGGATTTTTTAAAATGTCGACTATAGAACAGGCATTAGCAAAAAAACGAGCTGGTGAAAAGAAAGTAGATGCCATTGAGCCAGAGAAAAAGATAGAGGAATCAGTGGACACCTCACCTGATCCTGCTGACGTTGACGCGTCCGACGCCAATAATTCAGATGATATCTACACAGAACACAGAAATTCAGAAGGAAAAGCTGACGATATTGTGACGGAGAGTGCTACAGTAGAAAATACAAAAGTAGAAAACACGGCTGAAGATACTTCGACCAACAATGATAAAAAGTTCTTGGATATTGATCTTGCTGAACTAGAAAGGAAACAATTTATTGTTCCTGAGGTGTCAAACAAGCGTAATAAATTGAATGAAGAATTTAGACAAATCAAACGAAAGTTGATTAATAATGCGTTTGGCCCGGTATCAAAAACCCTCGATTTTCCTAATTTAATCATGGTCACTAGTGCTTTACCAAATGAAGGAAAGACATTTATTTCAATCAATTTAGCACTGAGTATTGCGTTAGAGCAGGATAAAACGGTTTTATTGGTTGATGCAGACATCCTAAAGCCTAGTATTCTTAGAGAGTGTGGCTTAACTTCAAAGCCAGGTTTAATTGAGTACTTACTTGGTGGAATAGACAATGCCGGGGATATCATTTATCAAACAAATATCGATAAACTCAAAATTATTCCTGCCGGAAAACCGCATCATTTATCAAATGAACTATTAGCAAGTGAGCGAATGGCAACACTCGCCAAGGAATTGTCAACCCGATACCCTGATCGTATAGTCATTTTCGACTCGCCACCGATTCTTGGCGTTACCGAAACCCCTGTTTTAGCGCGCCTAATGGGACAAGCACTCATTGCCGTTGAAGAAAATAAAACATCTCTACAGCATGTAGAATCCGCGGCGTCATTATTGCACGAAGAATTAGCAACAGGCTTAGTGCTTAATAAGTCGCTAAATTCACAAAAAGAAACTTATGGTTATTACGGTTACGGCTATGGTATTAAAGCTGAGTAGTCGTCTCGCTTGTTGCGCACTAATACTCACTTGTTGGTCAAGCAGCGCCAGTGAGTTAGTAATAACGCCACGTGTTGGAATTGAAGCAATACACACTGACAATGTTACCTTAGCCGAAAACGATAAAGAATCATCGCTAGTTTCAATGGTTAAGCCTGGTATTAACCTAACATTTGTCGGTGCAAGAGCTAATCTTGAGCTCGATTACGAATACAGTAAAGCTTATTACAGCCACGATCATGATTTAGATAATCACTTTAATGAATTAGCCATGTCATCAAGCTTGGAGTTAAAGCCAAAAGGTTTATCAATTTTTGCTCAGGGTTCAATTAGAAATGTCAGTCGAAACACTGCTCGAAACTCCATTGCAGACATAGTTAGTGGTGATACCGTAGAATTTAAGTCGGTGAATACCGGACTCGCATACAACACCCGCTCAAGCGCATTTATTATTGATTCCACAATCGCTTACAGTAAAAGTAGTGCTGATGACGGTATTGGTAACCGTGAAGGCTATGTCGCCAACTTAAAGAGTCAAAACGGTAGAAGCGCAGACGTAATATTTTGGGATATCAATGGTAATTATAGCGATTATGAAAGTGACCAAAATACAGGTCGGTTTTATACTGCTGAAGCCATTGTAGGTTGGATTACGTCATATAAAATAAACCCTTTTATTCGCTATTATGATGAAGACACCAGTGGTAATCTTCAAACCCAAAATATACAAGGTACTTCATCTATTGGTGCTGGGGTGCGCTGGTTAGCATCAAAGCATTTACAGTTAGAGGTAGCCTATAATGCCGTTGATGAAGAGTCAGAAGCGATTGGCGATGTATCAGCCAAACAAGAAGATTATTATAGTGCGAGCGTCAAATGGCAACCCTCTTCTCGTTCAAGTTTAGATGCCCGTTATTACCAACGTTTTTTTGGTGAGGCATATCAACTCAATGCCACTCATGGTAGTAAACGAATTACTAGTACAGCTACATACAACGAATCTTTAGACGTGTTCGATCGATTCGAATTAGTACCTTCTGAACTACAAGAGGTTTGGTGTTTGGCTGATGATATAACCAATATTGACCAATGTTTGTTAGCACCTGGCGAAAACACTAATTTAGATGACTATTTACTTGTTGGCGAAGTAGAAGTTTTAACACCGGAGCAAGCGGATTATTTTGTATTGAATAAACAATTCAATTTTACCAGTACATTGGCACTAAAAAGAACTGATTACTCAATATCCTTTGGCAAACAGAAGCGTGAAAATCTAGATCTGGAAAGTTACGATGAGTATGAATCGGCACGGTTTAATATTAGTCGTAAAACAAGTAAAGTCAGCGAATTATCAATTTACGCAGCGATAAACAAAAACAACCTAGGCAATGGTAATCCACAATCAATTTCACAAATTGACTATTACCACAGTTATGGTGCTAGTTTTGAACAAAATTTGAATCGAAGTTTAGTCATTACCTATTCATTGCTGCACTTGAATCGAAATTCCAATAGATTAGATTATAATTACGAAGAAAATCGCCTTTCATTATCCTTGGTCAAAAATTTTTAGTATGTACGAAGAACATTTTCATTTATCAAACAAACCGTTTCAGTTAAGTCCTGATCCACGTTTTTTCTTTGCCTCCAACAAGCACCAACAAGCACTTTCTTATTTACAGTATGGACTTGAACAAGGTGAAGGTTTTATTGTTATCACCGGCCCTATAGGCTGCGGCAAAACGACGATTGCTAAAAACTTAGT is from Thalassotalea crassostreae and encodes:
- a CDS encoding XrtA system polysaccharide chain length determinant, which gives rise to MHEQIEKLKEMLLGVWAKKHFIIISTWLICPIGWFFVSSLPDQYEAEARVYVDTQSLLRPLMKGLMVETDPNTQIRLMVKTLLSRPNLERIARMNDLDLMAKDVDEFDDMVQDLKNDIKISSARKENIFTLTIQEKSPQLAKNIVQAALTVFIENTLGETRNDTDTAQKFLKQQIEDYETKLQLAEQRLTQFKQKYSGIMPSDSNSFYAALDNAKRLLKATNLQLLETQTRLASAKAQLNREGSSGKSVSDNVIEENSITTTYDESILKMQAQLDDLLISYTERHPDVKELTRRLGELKKLRREELNNYYSIDSNDSENANSTNQNPVYQAMRIQVNQLENEVASLQVRVNDYQTEVNLLNDKIHVLPEVEAELSGLNRDYEINKQKFEELLSRRETASLAKQADATSDKIQFRVIDPPRAPITPAGPKRILFFFAVLIAAIGIGIGAAILSIQINPIVLSASQLARTTQIPIFGIVGASPTLGLEQKNRKSTRWFIISNTALLLLLMMLIAYFIAPDLIQAPLKRIF
- a CDS encoding XrtA-associated tyrosine autokinase, which gives rise to MSTIEQALAKKRAGEKKVDAIEPEKKIEESVDTSPDPADVDASDANNSDDIYTEHRNSEGKADDIVTESATVENTKVENTAEDTSTNNDKKFLDIDLAELERKQFIVPEVSNKRNKLNEEFRQIKRKLINNAFGPVSKTLDFPNLIMVTSALPNEGKTFISINLALSIALEQDKTVLLVDADILKPSILRECGLTSKPGLIEYLLGGIDNAGDIIYQTNIDKLKIIPAGKPHHLSNELLASERMATLAKELSTRYPDRIVIFDSPPILGVTETPVLARLMGQALIAVEENKTSLQHVESAASLLHEELATGLVLNKSLNSQKETYGYYGYGYGIKAE
- a CDS encoding TIGR03016 family PEP-CTERM system-associated outer membrane protein, giving the protein MVITVTAMVLKLSSRLACCALILTCWSSSASELVITPRVGIEAIHTDNVTLAENDKESSLVSMVKPGINLTFVGARANLELDYEYSKAYYSHDHDLDNHFNELAMSSSLELKPKGLSIFAQGSIRNVSRNTARNSIADIVSGDTVEFKSVNTGLAYNTRSSAFIIDSTIAYSKSSADDGIGNREGYVANLKSQNGRSADVIFWDINGNYSDYESDQNTGRFYTAEAIVGWITSYKINPFIRYYDEDTSGNLQTQNIQGTSSIGAGVRWLASKHLQLEVAYNAVDEESEAIGDVSAKQEDYYSASVKWQPSSRSSLDARYYQRFFGEAYQLNATHGSKRITSTATYNESLDVFDRFELVPSELQEVWCLADDITNIDQCLLAPGENTNLDDYLLVGEVEVLTPEQADYFVLNKQFNFTSTLALKRTDYSISFGKQKRENLDLESYDEYESARFNISRKTSKVSELSIYAAINKNNLGNGNPQSISQIDYYHSYGASFEQNLNRSLVITYSLLHLNRNSNRLDYNYEENRLSLSLVKNF